A DNA window from Enterobacter asburiae contains the following coding sequences:
- the paaY gene encoding phenylacetic acid degradation protein PaaY, producing MPVYQIDGLTPVVPDESYVHPTAVLIGDVILGKGVYVGPNASLRGDFGRIVVKDGANIQDNCVMHGFPEQDTVVEEDGHIGHSAILHGCVIRRNALVGMNAVVMDGAVIGENSIVGAAAFVKAKAEMPANHLIIGSPAKAIRELSEQELAWKQQGTREYQVLVERCKLTMHQVEPLRDVEPDRKRLAFDENLRPKSAV from the coding sequence ATGCCAGTTTATCAAATTGACGGTCTGACGCCGGTCGTGCCGGACGAGAGCTATGTTCACCCGACGGCGGTGCTGATTGGCGACGTGATTCTGGGCAAAGGCGTTTACGTCGGTCCTAACGCCAGCCTGCGCGGTGATTTTGGCCGTATCGTGGTGAAAGACGGTGCCAACATTCAGGATAACTGTGTGATGCACGGCTTCCCGGAGCAGGACACGGTGGTGGAAGAGGACGGGCATATCGGCCACAGCGCTATTCTCCACGGCTGCGTGATCCGCCGCAATGCGCTGGTGGGCATGAACGCGGTGGTGATGGACGGGGCGGTCATCGGTGAAAACAGCATCGTCGGCGCGGCGGCGTTCGTGAAGGCGAAAGCGGAGATGCCCGCCAACCATTTGATTATCGGCAGCCCGGCCAAAGCGATTCGCGAACTCAGCGAACAGGAGCTGGCGTGGAAGCAGCAGGGCACGCGGGAGTATCAGGTGCTGGTGGAGCGCTGCAAGCTAACTATGCACCAGGTGGAGCCGCTGCGAGACGTTGAGCCTGACCGGAAACGGCTGGCGTTTGATGAGAACTTAAGGCCGAAGTCGGCGGTGTAG
- the paaX gene encoding phenylacetic acid degradation operon negative regulatory protein PaaX, whose translation MNHMNKLDAFIQHAVSSVPVSGTSLISSLYGDALSHRGGEIWLGSLAALLEGMGFGERFVRTALFRLNKEGWLDVSRIGRRSFYRLSDKGLRLTRRAENKIYRAELPAWDGKWLLLLSEGLDKTTLADVKKQLIWQGFGTLAPSLMASPSQHLADVQSLLHDAGVAENVIFFEAHSPLALSRAALRSRVEECWQLTEQNAMYETFIDSFRPLLPLLKEAAPEELTPERCFQIQLLLIHFYRRVVLKDPLLPEELLPAHWAGQSARQLCINIYQRVAPGALAFVSEKGETSVGELPVPGTLYYQRFGGLTSA comes from the coding sequence ATGAATCACATGAATAAACTCGACGCCTTTATCCAGCACGCGGTCAGCTCCGTTCCCGTCAGCGGGACCTCGCTTATCTCCTCGTTATACGGTGACGCGCTTTCCCATCGCGGCGGTGAGATTTGGCTCGGTAGCCTGGCCGCCCTGCTGGAAGGCATGGGGTTTGGCGAGCGCTTCGTGCGCACCGCGCTGTTTCGCCTCAACAAAGAGGGCTGGCTGGACGTTTCCCGCATCGGGCGTCGCAGCTTTTACCGCCTGAGCGATAAGGGGCTTCGCCTGACGCGTCGCGCGGAGAATAAGATTTACCGCGCGGAACTGCCCGCCTGGGACGGCAAATGGCTGTTGCTGCTCTCCGAAGGTCTGGATAAAACCACCCTTGCCGACGTCAAAAAACAGCTGATCTGGCAGGGGTTTGGCACGCTGGCGCCGAGCCTGATGGCCTCGCCGTCGCAGCATCTGGCGGACGTGCAGTCCCTGCTTCACGATGCCGGCGTGGCGGAAAACGTGATTTTCTTTGAAGCCCACTCGCCGCTGGCGCTCTCCCGTGCCGCGCTGCGTTCGCGGGTGGAGGAGTGCTGGCAGTTAACCGAGCAAAACGCGATGTACGAGACGTTCATCGATTCATTCCGCCCGCTGCTGCCGCTGTTGAAAGAGGCCGCGCCGGAGGAGCTGACGCCGGAACGCTGTTTCCAGATCCAGCTGCTGCTGATTCACTTTTATCGTCGCGTGGTGCTGAAAGATCCGCTGCTGCCGGAAGAGTTGCTGCCCGCGCACTGGGCGGGGCAAAGCGCCCGACAGCTCTGCATTAACATCTATCAGCGTGTCGCGCCGGGGGCGCTGGCGTTTGTCAGCGAGAAGGGCGAAACCTCCGTGGGCGAGTTGCCCGTGCCCGGCACGCTCTACTATCAACGCTTTGGTGGTCTTACAAGCGCATAA
- the paaK gene encoding phenylacetate--CoA ligase PaaK, with amino-acid sequence MTNTTKLDPIETASLDELQALQTERLKWTLHHAYNNVPMYKRKFDAAGVHPDDFNELADIRKFPCTTKQDLRDNYPFDTFAVPMEQVVRIHASSGTTGKPTVVGYTQGDIDNWANLVARSLRAAGGSAKDKIHVAYGYGLFTGGLGAHYGAERLGATVIPMSGGQTEKQAQLIRDFQPDMIMVTPSYCLNLIEELERQMGGDASGCSLRVGVFGAEPWTQAMRREIEKRLGITALDIYGLSEVMGPGVAMECIETVDGPTIWEDHFYPEIVNPNDGTPLDDGQQGELLFTTLTKEALPVIRYRTRDLTRLLPATARSMRRMDRISGRSDDMLIIRGVNVFPSQLEEEIVKFEHLSPHYQLEVNRRGHLDSLSVKVELKESSLTLTHEQRCQVCHQLRHRIKSMVGISTDVMIVNCGSIPRSEGKACRVFDLRKAAANG; translated from the coding sequence ATGACAAATACAACAAAGCTTGATCCGATTGAAACGGCCTCCCTTGACGAGCTACAGGCGCTGCAGACCGAGCGTCTGAAATGGACGCTGCATCACGCCTACAACAACGTGCCGATGTACAAACGCAAGTTTGACGCGGCGGGCGTTCACCCTGACGATTTCAACGAGCTGGCGGATATCCGTAAATTCCCGTGCACCACCAAGCAGGACCTGCGGGATAACTATCCGTTCGATACCTTTGCCGTGCCGATGGAGCAGGTGGTGCGTATTCACGCCTCATCCGGCACCACCGGCAAACCGACCGTTGTCGGCTACACGCAGGGCGACATCGACAACTGGGCCAATCTGGTGGCCCGCTCCCTGCGCGCCGCGGGCGGCAGCGCGAAGGACAAAATTCACGTGGCGTATGGCTACGGCCTGTTTACCGGCGGGCTGGGGGCGCACTACGGCGCCGAGCGTTTAGGCGCGACGGTGATCCCGATGTCCGGCGGCCAGACGGAGAAACAGGCGCAGCTGATCCGTGATTTCCAGCCGGACATGATCATGGTGACGCCGTCCTACTGCCTCAACCTGATTGAGGAGCTGGAGCGCCAGATGGGCGGCGATGCCAGCGGCTGTTCCCTGCGCGTGGGCGTCTTCGGCGCCGAGCCGTGGACGCAGGCCATGCGTCGCGAAATCGAAAAACGCTTGGGCATTACCGCGCTGGATATCTATGGCCTCTCCGAAGTGATGGGGCCGGGCGTGGCGATGGAGTGTATCGAAACCGTCGACGGCCCGACCATCTGGGAAGATCACTTCTACCCGGAGATCGTCAACCCGAACGACGGCACGCCGCTGGATGACGGCCAGCAGGGCGAACTGCTGTTCACCACGCTGACCAAAGAGGCGCTGCCGGTGATCCGCTACCGCACCCGCGATCTAACGCGTCTGCTCCCGGCCACCGCGCGCAGCATGCGCCGCATGGACCGCATCAGCGGGCGCAGTGACGATATGCTGATCATCCGCGGCGTCAACGTCTTCCCGTCGCAGCTGGAAGAGGAGATCGTCAAGTTCGAACACCTTTCTCCGCACTATCAGCTGGAGGTGAACCGTCGCGGGCATCTTGATTCACTTTCCGTGAAGGTCGAGCTGAAAGAGAGTAGCCTCACGCTGACCCATGAGCAGCGTTGCCAGGTGTGCCACCAGCTTCGCCACCGCATTAAGTCGATGGTGGGGATTTCCACCGACGTAATGATTGTTAACTGCGGCAGCATCCCGCGCTCGGAGGGCAAAGCCTGCCGGGTGTTTGACCTGCGTAAAGCTGCGGCCAACGGCTAA
- the pcaF gene encoding 3-oxoadipyl-CoA thiolase, which yields MRDAFICDGVRTPVGRYGGALAAVRTDDLGAVPLRALLARYPQLDLGRIDDVIFGCANQAGEDNRNVARMSSLLAGLPQTVSGTTINRLCGSGLDAIGFAARAIKAGDGELLIAGGVESMSRAPFVMGKATAAFQRQAEIFDTTIGWRFVNPLMHQQFGTDSMPETAENVAELLNISRADQDAFALRSQQRTAQAQQNGILAQEIVSVPVPGKKGAVTEFCVDEHPRADTTLEQLAGLKTPFRKNGVVTAGNASGVNDGAAALIVASEKMALAQGLVPRTRIVAMATAGVEPRLMGLGPVPATRKVLERAGLSINDMDVVELNEAFASQALGVLRQLGLPDDAAHVNPNGGAIALGHPLGMSGARLALAASNELHRRGGRYALCTMCIGVGQGIAMILERV from the coding sequence ATGCGTGACGCATTTATTTGTGATGGCGTTCGAACCCCGGTGGGTCGCTACGGCGGCGCGCTTGCCGCAGTCCGGACCGACGATCTCGGTGCCGTGCCGCTGCGCGCGCTGCTGGCCCGCTATCCCCAGCTCGACCTCGGGCGGATCGACGATGTGATTTTCGGCTGCGCTAACCAGGCGGGGGAAGATAACCGCAACGTAGCGCGCATGTCGTCCCTGCTCGCCGGGCTGCCGCAGACGGTGTCCGGAACCACCATTAACCGCCTGTGCGGGTCGGGTCTGGACGCGATTGGGTTTGCTGCCCGCGCCATTAAGGCGGGCGATGGCGAGCTGCTGATTGCGGGCGGCGTGGAGTCGATGTCGCGCGCGCCGTTTGTGATGGGCAAAGCCACCGCCGCGTTTCAGCGTCAGGCGGAAATCTTTGATACCACTATCGGCTGGCGATTTGTGAATCCGCTCATGCATCAGCAATTCGGAACTGACAGTATGCCGGAAACGGCAGAGAATGTAGCTGAATTGTTAAATATCAGCCGTGCCGATCAGGACGCATTCGCGCTGCGCAGCCAGCAGCGTACCGCGCAGGCGCAGCAGAACGGCATTCTGGCGCAGGAGATTGTGTCGGTACCGGTGCCGGGCAAAAAAGGGGCGGTCACTGAGTTCTGCGTGGATGAACATCCGCGCGCGGACACCACGCTCGAACAGCTCGCCGGGCTAAAAACGCCGTTTCGTAAGAACGGGGTGGTTACGGCGGGGAATGCCTCCGGCGTCAACGACGGCGCTGCGGCGCTGATCGTCGCCAGCGAGAAGATGGCGCTGGCGCAGGGATTGGTCCCGCGCACGCGGATCGTGGCGATGGCGACGGCGGGCGTGGAGCCTCGTCTGATGGGGCTCGGCCCGGTCCCTGCGACCCGCAAGGTGCTGGAACGCGCCGGACTCAGCATTAACGATATGGACGTTGTCGAGCTTAACGAAGCTTTCGCCTCGCAGGCGCTGGGCGTGCTGCGTCAGTTAGGCCTGCCGGATGATGCCGCGCACGTCAACCCGAACGGTGGCGCGATTGCGCTGGGCCACCCGCTGGGCATGAGCGGTGCCAGACTGGCGCTGGCCGCGAGCAACGAACTGCACCGACGCGGCGGGCGCTACGCGCTGTGTACGATGTGCATCGGTGTGGGTCAGGGCATTGCCATGATCCTTGAGCGTGTTTGA
- the paaI gene encoding hydroxyphenylacetyl-CoA thioesterase PaaI, translating into MSHNAWHNARAMYERDACAQAMGMDIVDMDEGYAVVTMTITPQMLNGHETCHGGQLFSLADTAFAYACNSQGLAAVASGCSIDFLRPGFAGDTLTATARVMHQGKLTGVYDIEIQNQQQKTVALFRGKSHRIGGSVTGEA; encoded by the coding sequence ATGAGTCATAACGCCTGGCATAACGCCCGCGCGATGTACGAACGAGACGCCTGCGCGCAGGCGATGGGGATGGACATTGTCGACATGGACGAGGGCTACGCGGTGGTGACCATGACCATCACCCCGCAGATGCTGAACGGCCATGAAACCTGCCACGGCGGACAGCTTTTTTCGCTGGCAGACACCGCCTTTGCCTACGCCTGCAACAGCCAGGGGCTGGCGGCGGTAGCCTCAGGCTGCTCGATTGATTTTCTGCGTCCGGGCTTTGCCGGGGACACGCTCACCGCCACCGCGCGGGTGATGCATCAGGGCAAGCTGACCGGCGTGTATGACATTGAAATCCAGAACCAACAACAGAAAACCGTCGCCCTTTTTCGCGGGAAATCTCACCGCATCGGCGGCAGCGTGACAGGAGAGGCCTGA